One genomic window of Gemmatimonadales bacterium includes the following:
- a CDS encoding Ig-like domain-containing protein: MPPIRTAILLVAAALAADQPPALRVIRTTPGPEASPTSVVTITFDRPVAGSLDATVEARSLVTIVPALPGTVEWRDPVTIRLRPDRPLNPGTSYQVTVSQDFTALDGSRLAAPHRFAFRVNGPAVLAGLPVSAGDAPQFVTPETRFSLVLSSTAPTELVTRLVYLELGQGCGRTGTVRFRAASERPVPADAPWQIREAGGWDRDRSADSLRRIVDLAPVDPLPLACRAALVTPTTIDAEAPGAFRRWPFRTYGPFRLVESACSGGEFCPAGPIRLVFSTPVRGADLLRHVSVLPKVTFTVGDTSDVRDRWILSADLRPRTGYLVQVDPALTDAFGQKLQGNPRQTVVTTGFEPSVSYLNGRLTIERNGLRTLPITHVNVDTVEVISAAVPESLEAKLLSQSWYAWGEDWTALAKRATRRRLAVRSERDRHGVYGVAFPAPDAGVAGTPTLYAVKISSPRLPRPRREGERASAEEYQPIALIQVTDLGIHAKIGREEGAVWVTGVSDGKPRAGAAIRVRDRRRNLLAEGVTDQTGLFRFAPMRRPAVAADSADEYRYEDFEGYVEARLGADRALVGVNQYDANLSPWQFNVSGAWGRDRYPMAGALFTERGIYRPGDSVFAKAIVRTGALGALEVPRQTDSVRLVFEDRDGGTLLERVVAPSAFGTASPAIRLPDAAPLGQYAVTASLRREGQWQEIARAAYRVAEYRAPEFLVDVTADTAARQNAERLPATVSARYLFGAPMARAKVTWSVRQRSIEPWDLTVPNTEGYYVAARGWWWEEWSGRTASSVSESRSDSLDAAGQLRITAPLELANPALPARVSVEAVVTDVNRQTVYGGASVVVHPTAFYIAAKPAGSYFWPAGSPQAVEVLAVRPDGRRVADVPVTGLLIRREWHQVRRENNGYAELVGEWVQDTVDRCQLRTGAAPTSCRFTPKQAGSYIVAFAARDPGGREVATSFYRWVTGPGWVPWADESQFKMDVVPDQSRYTVGDTATVLFASPFTDAEAWVTVEREGVIEQRRIRIADGATTLRLPVSEAWAPNAFVSIVVARGRSAAPGPLDDPGRPTIRVGYAEVRVTPEPKRLNVALAADKPEYRPGDRAVFTASVTDASRGARSEVTLWAVDEGVLSLTGFRTPDPIDLLYQPRGLGLRLGSNLTSVAPQVKQGDKGRNPGGGGGEGAADVLRSRFKTTAFFLGSVVTGEDGVGTATVTLPDNLTTFRVMAVAVTAGDRFGSGQSPLLVTRPLLARPSLPRFVRAGDRFTAGVVVNHRVGGTPTVEVRADATGIRLSGRKQQRTSLEAGRGREVRFDFLASEGDSAAFRFDVAGAGDRDAVRLAIPIRPAFRPRTAVVAGLVQDTAQVTLDVSPDADPVRSRVTLSLGSSPLALLRGYADDLRAYPYLCTEQMSAVALPMIALYRARTAAGAEAGDTVRLRSEAGRALDLIMRRQRSDGGIGLWSATDWTSPWMTANAGEVLLEARAAGFAVPDTVVAAMVGYLTAALERQENMALTVGLRDTEVHANLTERVAIADFLSRAGKRNQPLENELTRRLGQLPADDRLRFALTLARAGDERMARRIVEPFWALAVVEGRTVSLPDSLQSRFYLPSAVRMPAYLLLSTMAVEPGHPLVTPLLETVVGRGRRRDPDQWWNTQDHAMAVRAVDAWQRRFPAVNRRPLEVRSGGRTVFATAGAQVTGDSVRSLRDLLRGRRPGPLPLEVAARGAGDPGFFYLTLTETPRVAPVNPEDRGIRVERWYEDYRTGKPVTSIAEGELVRVRLRVTVPSERSFVVLDDPLPAGLEAIDLSLRTVGGIGGPGQLEPVDQTGQEGEGAAPRWSFGSWDSGWWSPFDHRELRDDRVVYAARLLWGGSYTASYLARATTPGTFTRPQAHAEEMYNPAVFGRSDGGTFTVTARAP, translated from the coding sequence ATGCCGCCAATTCGTACTGCGATTCTGCTCGTTGCCGCGGCCCTCGCGGCCGACCAACCGCCTGCCCTGAGGGTGATTCGAACCACCCCGGGCCCCGAGGCGTCCCCAACCTCGGTCGTGACGATCACCTTCGACCGCCCGGTGGCCGGGTCCCTCGATGCCACGGTCGAGGCACGGTCTCTGGTGACGATCGTACCTGCCTTGCCTGGCACGGTCGAATGGCGCGACCCGGTAACGATCCGGCTGCGGCCCGATCGGCCGCTCAACCCCGGTACGAGCTATCAAGTCACTGTCAGTCAAGACTTTACAGCCCTCGACGGCAGTCGCCTGGCCGCCCCGCACCGGTTCGCGTTTCGGGTGAACGGGCCGGCCGTCCTGGCTGGCCTGCCGGTCAGCGCCGGTGATGCCCCGCAGTTCGTCACCCCGGAGACCCGCTTCTCGCTGGTGCTTTCCTCGACGGCTCCGACCGAGCTGGTGACTCGGCTGGTGTATCTGGAACTGGGCCAGGGGTGCGGACGAACCGGAACCGTGCGGTTCCGCGCGGCCAGCGAGCGACCCGTGCCGGCGGACGCGCCCTGGCAGATCCGGGAGGCGGGCGGCTGGGATCGCGACCGATCGGCCGACTCACTCCGCCGCATCGTCGACCTCGCTCCGGTCGATCCGCTGCCCCTGGCATGCCGCGCGGCCCTGGTCACCCCGACGACCATCGATGCCGAAGCGCCCGGCGCATTCCGACGCTGGCCCTTCCGGACCTACGGCCCCTTCCGGCTGGTCGAGTCCGCTTGCTCGGGGGGCGAGTTCTGCCCGGCGGGCCCGATCCGACTGGTCTTCAGCACTCCGGTGCGTGGCGCCGATCTGCTACGACATGTATCGGTCCTGCCCAAGGTGACGTTTACCGTCGGCGACACCAGTGATGTGCGCGACCGGTGGATCCTGTCGGCTGACCTCAGGCCGCGCACCGGCTACCTGGTCCAGGTGGATCCCGCCCTGACCGATGCTTTTGGCCAGAAGCTGCAGGGCAATCCGCGGCAAACCGTCGTGACGACCGGATTCGAACCAAGCGTTTCGTACCTGAACGGTCGGCTGACCATCGAACGAAACGGTCTCCGGACCCTGCCGATTACCCACGTCAATGTCGACACGGTCGAGGTGATCTCCGCCGCCGTGCCGGAGTCGCTCGAGGCAAAGCTTCTGTCGCAGTCGTGGTATGCCTGGGGTGAGGATTGGACCGCCCTTGCCAAGCGAGCGACTCGACGGCGTCTTGCGGTACGTAGCGAGCGGGATCGGCACGGCGTGTACGGAGTGGCTTTTCCCGCCCCGGACGCCGGCGTCGCAGGCACCCCGACGCTCTACGCCGTCAAGATCTCGAGTCCGCGCCTGCCCCGGCCCCGTCGAGAAGGGGAGCGCGCCTCCGCCGAGGAGTATCAGCCGATTGCGCTGATCCAGGTGACCGACCTGGGCATTCACGCCAAGATCGGTCGCGAGGAGGGTGCCGTCTGGGTCACGGGCGTGAGCGATGGAAAGCCCCGGGCCGGCGCCGCGATTCGAGTTCGCGACCGCCGTCGGAATCTCCTGGCTGAGGGCGTCACAGATCAGACGGGATTGTTCCGTTTCGCGCCGATGCGCCGTCCGGCAGTCGCTGCGGACAGTGCGGACGAATATCGATACGAGGATTTCGAAGGGTACGTCGAAGCCCGACTTGGCGCCGACCGCGCCCTGGTCGGCGTCAATCAGTATGACGCCAACCTGTCGCCCTGGCAGTTCAACGTGTCGGGGGCCTGGGGGCGCGACCGCTACCCGATGGCCGGGGCGCTCTTTACCGAGCGTGGCATCTACCGCCCCGGCGACTCCGTTTTTGCGAAGGCCATCGTTCGCACCGGAGCGCTCGGTGCGCTCGAGGTGCCGCGACAGACGGACTCGGTGCGCCTGGTGTTCGAGGATCGGGATGGCGGTACCCTGCTCGAACGTGTCGTGGCACCCTCGGCCTTCGGTACGGCGTCGCCTGCGATCCGGCTGCCGGACGCCGCTCCGCTCGGTCAGTACGCGGTTACGGCGAGTCTCCGTCGCGAAGGGCAGTGGCAGGAGATTGCCCGGGCGGCGTATCGTGTCGCGGAGTACCGCGCGCCGGAGTTTCTGGTCGACGTGACGGCAGATACCGCGGCGCGTCAGAATGCTGAGCGGCTGCCAGCAACCGTGAGCGCCCGATATCTCTTCGGAGCCCCCATGGCCCGAGCCAAGGTGACCTGGAGCGTCCGGCAGCGCAGCATCGAGCCCTGGGACCTGACCGTTCCGAACACCGAGGGCTACTACGTGGCCGCCCGCGGGTGGTGGTGGGAGGAATGGAGCGGGCGGACCGCCAGCTCGGTCAGCGAGTCCCGCTCCGACTCGCTCGATGCGGCTGGTCAGCTGCGCATCACCGCGCCGCTCGAACTGGCCAATCCTGCCCTCCCGGCCAGGGTCAGCGTCGAGGCGGTCGTCACCGACGTCAATCGACAGACCGTGTACGGCGGCGCCAGTGTCGTGGTGCACCCGACCGCCTTCTACATCGCCGCCAAACCGGCCGGCAGCTATTTCTGGCCCGCGGGCAGTCCTCAGGCGGTCGAGGTGCTGGCGGTGCGTCCCGACGGCCGCCGGGTGGCCGACGTGCCGGTGACCGGGCTGCTGATCCGACGCGAGTGGCATCAGGTGCGTCGCGAGAACAACGGATACGCGGAGCTGGTCGGCGAGTGGGTCCAGGATACGGTCGATCGCTGCCAGCTGCGGACGGGCGCGGCGCCGACGAGCTGCCGGTTCACGCCGAAGCAGGCCGGCAGCTATATCGTCGCCTTTGCGGCCCGGGATCCCGGCGGCCGAGAGGTCGCGACGAGCTTCTATCGCTGGGTCACGGGCCCGGGATGGGTGCCGTGGGCGGATGAGTCGCAGTTCAAAATGGATGTGGTACCCGACCAAAGCCGGTACACCGTGGGCGACACCGCCACGGTGCTGTTTGCCTCGCCCTTCACGGATGCAGAGGCGTGGGTCACGGTCGAGCGAGAAGGGGTCATCGAACAGCGCCGGATCCGGATTGCCGACGGGGCGACGACGCTGCGCCTGCCCGTGTCCGAGGCCTGGGCGCCTAACGCCTTCGTCTCGATCGTGGTGGCCCGCGGGCGGAGCGCGGCCCCCGGACCGTTGGACGATCCCGGACGGCCCACGATTCGGGTCGGCTACGCCGAGGTGCGGGTTACCCCGGAGCCGAAGCGGCTGAACGTGGCGCTCGCCGCCGACAAGCCAGAGTATCGGCCCGGTGATCGTGCGGTCTTTACCGCCTCGGTAACCGATGCGAGTCGCGGTGCCAGGAGCGAAGTGACGCTGTGGGCGGTCGATGAAGGCGTGCTGTCGCTGACCGGCTTCCGGACGCCCGACCCGATCGACTTGCTCTACCAGCCGCGCGGGCTCGGCCTCCGGCTGGGCAGCAACCTGACCTCGGTCGCTCCGCAGGTGAAGCAGGGCGACAAGGGCCGCAATCCCGGTGGCGGCGGCGGCGAAGGCGCGGCCGACGTGCTGCGCTCCCGATTCAAGACCACTGCGTTCTTCCTGGGCTCGGTCGTGACGGGCGAGGACGGCGTCGGCACCGCAACGGTCACCCTGCCCGACAACCTCACCACCTTCCGCGTCATGGCGGTTGCTGTCACCGCCGGCGACCGTTTCGGCAGCGGTCAGTCACCTCTGCTGGTGACTCGGCCGCTGCTCGCTCGCCCGTCGCTGCCGCGCTTCGTGCGCGCCGGCGATCGCTTTACCGCGGGCGTCGTGGTCAATCATCGAGTCGGCGGTACCCCGACCGTCGAGGTCCGGGCCGATGCGACCGGGATTCGTCTGTCCGGCCGGAAACAGCAGCGCACCTCGCTGGAAGCAGGGCGCGGGCGGGAGGTGCGCTTCGACTTCCTGGCGTCCGAAGGCGACAGCGCGGCCTTCCGCTTCGATGTTGCCGGCGCCGGCGATCGCGATGCGGTGCGGCTCGCAATCCCGATCCGCCCTGCCTTCCGGCCGCGCACGGCGGTGGTGGCCGGGCTGGTCCAGGATACGGCGCAGGTCACACTCGACGTTTCGCCCGACGCCGATCCGGTCCGGTCTCGGGTGACCTTGAGTCTCGGCTCCTCGCCTCTGGCGCTGCTGCGTGGCTACGCCGATGACCTGCGTGCTTATCCCTATCTCTGCACCGAGCAGATGAGTGCGGTTGCGCTCCCGATGATTGCGCTCTACCGGGCCCGCACGGCAGCCGGGGCGGAGGCCGGTGACACGGTTCGGTTGCGGAGCGAGGCCGGTCGGGCGCTCGACCTGATCATGCGCAGACAGCGGAGCGATGGCGGTATCGGTCTCTGGAGCGCCACGGACTGGACCTCCCCGTGGATGACCGCCAATGCCGGTGAGGTGTTGCTGGAGGCCCGCGCGGCAGGGTTTGCCGTTCCGGACACCGTCGTCGCGGCGATGGTGGGTTACCTCACGGCCGCGCTCGAGCGGCAGGAGAACATGGCCCTGACCGTGGGCCTTCGCGACACCGAGGTGCATGCCAACCTGACGGAGCGGGTTGCCATTGCCGACTTCCTGAGCCGGGCCGGCAAGCGCAACCAGCCGCTCGAGAACGAGTTGACTCGGCGTCTCGGTCAGCTCCCGGCGGACGATCGGCTGCGCTTTGCTTTGACGCTTGCCCGGGCCGGCGATGAGCGAATGGCGCGTCGCATCGTCGAGCCGTTCTGGGCGCTTGCGGTGGTCGAAGGGCGGACGGTGAGCCTGCCGGACTCGCTCCAAAGCCGCTTCTACCTTCCTTCCGCGGTTCGGATGCCTGCGTATCTGCTGCTGTCGACCATGGCTGTCGAACCTGGCCATCCGCTGGTGACGCCGTTGCTCGAAACCGTGGTTGGTCGTGGGCGTCGTCGCGATCCCGACCAGTGGTGGAACACCCAGGATCACGCCATGGCGGTGCGCGCCGTCGACGCCTGGCAGCGCCGGTTCCCGGCGGTGAATCGTCGTCCGCTCGAAGTCCGGAGTGGCGGTCGAACCGTCTTTGCCACGGCGGGAGCGCAAGTCACCGGCGATTCGGTCCGCAGCTTGCGAGACCTGCTCCGAGGCCGGAGGCCCGGACCGCTGCCGCTCGAGGTCGCGGCCCGCGGCGCCGGCGACCCCGGCTTCTTCTATCTCACGCTGACCGAGACGCCCCGGGTTGCACCCGTCAACCCGGAGGACCGCGGTATCCGGGTCGAGCGCTGGTACGAGGACTACCGAACCGGTAAGCCGGTCACCTCGATTGCAGAAGGAGAACTGGTCCGGGTTCGCCTCCGCGTGACGGTGCCCAGTGAGCGGTCATTCGTCGTGCTCGACGATCCCTTGCCGGCCGGGCTCGAGGCAATCGATCTGAGCCTTCGTACCGTGGGTGGTATCGGCGGGCCTGGGCAGCTCGAGCCGGTGGACCAGACGGGCCAGGAAGGGGAGGGTGCCGCGCCGCGCTGGAGCTTCGGATCCTGGGACAGCGGCTGGTGGTCGCCGTTCGACCATCGCGAGCTGCGCGACGATCGGGTGGTCTACGCTGCACGCCTGCTTTGGGGCGGCAGCTACACCGCGAGCTACCTGGCCCGCGCCACCACGCCAGGCACCTTCACCCGGCCCCAGGCTCACGCCGAGGAGATGTACAACCCGGCGGTCTTTGGCCGGAGCGATGGTGGCACCTTCACGGTGACCGCGCGAGCCCCGTGA
- the pbpC gene encoding penicillin-binding protein 1C — protein sequence MSYPRRFRPRRLLRLARWSGLAALALGAWIHWPVDRARLAPPVGDEIVLLARDGSPLRATRADDGSRRRWLPLAEIDPDLLVAFVAAEDRRFYEHHGVDPAALLRATRQNLAARRVVSGASTVTMQLARLVTGSSRSWSGKVSQGLWALRLDRQLTKQEILEQYLNRVPLGQGAVGVDAAARLYFGMPASDVSLAQAAMLAGLAHAPSRDNPLVSLPRAEARRNRVLDRLESNRLALPGDLARARLEPAHGAGSTPRFLAPHFTSWLLRRADTLRSLGTVRTSLDPMLEQAVEAEVRHTVAQMRSYGAEHAAAVVLENRTGEILAWVGSPDFFAAEAGQVDMVVSARQPGSTLKPFLYGLALDQGYTAASILADVSTVYPTANGPYAPRNYDRRYRGPVRFREALASSYNVPTVGLASAVGVAPLLATLHRAGFASLTRRPDHYGLGLALGNGDVTLLELANAYRALANGGVWRPVGWRATDGGPAQGEAVRVISTEAAVQILDILADPIARLPGFGPSTPLEFPFPAAAKTGTSRHFTDNWAVATTAGFTVAVWVGNFSGRPLQGASGITGAGPLLQRAVTAVAARYAPGVLPTPADLGLIPVEVCRLSGGRAGNGCPALTEWFVAGREPLPDTWYTDAGVRLPPEYVEWASRSLAGNAVVAAGIVRVSTDSAVAGFRITSPRHGDRYRFVPGVDTAYATVGLRAAGGSVPIRWYVDGVETKASRLPLTVGTHRIRAVSGSETDQVVIDVVQ from the coding sequence GTGAGCTACCCGCGGCGGTTTCGGCCTCGGCGGTTGCTGCGCCTGGCTCGATGGTCAGGCCTGGCTGCGCTCGCGCTTGGCGCCTGGATTCACTGGCCGGTCGATCGGGCCCGGCTCGCGCCTCCGGTCGGGGATGAGATCGTCCTGCTGGCCCGTGACGGGTCGCCGCTTCGGGCGACCCGGGCCGATGACGGCAGTCGGCGCCGCTGGCTGCCGCTCGCGGAGATCGACCCGGATCTGTTGGTGGCCTTCGTTGCCGCTGAGGACCGGCGCTTCTATGAGCATCACGGCGTTGATCCCGCCGCGCTGCTGCGCGCGACCCGACAGAACCTGGCCGCTCGGCGCGTCGTATCCGGTGCGTCGACCGTTACCATGCAGCTGGCCCGTTTGGTGACCGGGTCGTCTCGCAGCTGGAGCGGCAAGGTGTCGCAGGGCCTTTGGGCGCTCAGGCTCGATCGCCAGCTGACGAAGCAGGAGATCCTCGAGCAGTATCTCAACCGGGTTCCGCTGGGCCAGGGCGCTGTCGGCGTCGATGCGGCCGCGCGGCTCTACTTCGGGATGCCCGCGAGCGACGTGAGCCTGGCCCAGGCTGCGATGCTTGCGGGGTTGGCACACGCTCCGAGCCGCGACAATCCGCTTGTCTCGCTGCCCCGTGCGGAGGCGCGACGCAACCGGGTGCTCGATCGGCTCGAGTCGAATCGTCTGGCCCTCCCGGGCGATCTGGCCCGAGCGCGGCTCGAACCTGCCCACGGTGCTGGGAGTACGCCGCGCTTTCTGGCACCCCACTTTACCAGCTGGCTGCTCCGTCGGGCCGACACATTGCGGTCGCTGGGCACCGTGCGGACCTCGCTCGACCCGATGCTCGAGCAGGCCGTCGAAGCGGAGGTTCGCCACACCGTAGCCCAAATGCGGAGCTATGGAGCTGAGCATGCGGCCGCCGTCGTGCTCGAGAACCGGACCGGCGAGATCCTGGCCTGGGTTGGGTCGCCCGACTTCTTTGCGGCCGAGGCTGGGCAGGTCGACATGGTGGTCTCCGCTCGGCAGCCGGGGTCGACACTGAAGCCATTTCTCTATGGTCTGGCCTTGGATCAGGGGTACACCGCAGCCAGTATCCTCGCCGACGTTTCGACGGTGTATCCAACGGCAAACGGACCCTATGCGCCGCGCAACTACGACCGCCGCTACCGTGGCCCGGTCCGTTTCCGAGAGGCACTGGCGTCGAGTTACAACGTGCCGACGGTAGGGCTTGCCTCCGCTGTGGGCGTGGCGCCCTTGCTGGCGACCCTCCACCGTGCGGGTTTTGCCAGCCTGACCAGGCGTCCCGACCACTATGGTCTGGGTCTGGCGTTAGGCAATGGCGATGTCACTCTGCTCGAACTGGCGAATGCCTATCGCGCGCTCGCCAACGGCGGGGTCTGGCGCCCGGTCGGCTGGCGGGCAACCGACGGCGGCCCCGCGCAAGGTGAGGCGGTCCGAGTCATCAGTACCGAAGCGGCCGTGCAGATCCTCGATATCCTGGCGGATCCGATCGCGCGGCTGCCGGGTTTCGGGCCCTCGACACCGCTCGAGTTTCCCTTTCCCGCAGCGGCCAAGACGGGCACCAGCCGTCACTTCACCGACAACTGGGCGGTGGCGACCACGGCGGGCTTCACCGTTGCAGTGTGGGTCGGCAACTTCAGCGGGCGTCCGCTGCAGGGTGCCAGCGGCATTACCGGTGCGGGCCCCCTGCTTCAGCGGGCAGTCACTGCCGTCGCCGCGCGTTACGCACCTGGCGTACTCCCGACCCCGGCTGATCTTGGGCTCATCCCTGTCGAGGTCTGCCGACTCTCGGGTGGACGTGCGGGCAACGGGTGCCCGGCGCTGACGGAATGGTTCGTGGCGGGGCGGGAACCGTTACCCGACACCTGGTACACCGATGCGGGGGTTCGACTCCCGCCCGAGTATGTCGAGTGGGCCAGTCGGAGCCTGGCCGGGAATGCGGTGGTGGCGGCTGGTATCGTCCGGGTCAGCACCGACTCGGCGGTCGCGGGCTTCCGGATTACCTCTCCCCGCCATGGCGACCGGTATCGCTTCGTGCCGGGTGTCGACACGGCCTATGCCACCGTCGGTCTTCGCGCAGCAGGCGGTTCGGTTCCGATCCGGTGGTATGTCGACGGCGTCGAGACGAAGGCCAGTCGGTTGCCGCTGACCGTGGGCACCCACCGGATTCGCGCCGTCTCAGGCTCCGAAACCGACCAGGTCGTCATCGACGTGGTGCAATGA